Proteins encoded within one genomic window of Candidatus Scalindua japonica:
- a CDS encoding zonular occludens toxin domain-containing protein, whose translation MAIRLIQGKIGSGKTYYAVNHVLKSYYTWSDELDSWVPKAKDIDVRVYTNIKNMKLGEDLDKFISDAGGLSTFFNNKYQETFCMNSNVIYIIDEAQSGNYFHRKFYDVNVFLFFQMHRHLGCDIYLITQDVRCLARELQQLAEYVIKAVRRSNSIGKSFTYKFYSGDECFKTKRIKQDQKVFGMYRSMILGEGEKIKSIPFKHILIFVGLVVCAGLIFRFGFMKIFHNMNKHNIRTPVSVIDDVQKPQLEPEELKREDNNMYRIVGIIDGHYIVQTSKGLKKVKVIVPNKKSIRDEIRIEKL comes from the coding sequence ATGGCTATAAGATTAATTCAGGGAAAAATAGGCTCCGGTAAAACTTACTATGCAGTTAATCATGTTTTAAAATCATACTACACCTGGTCTGATGAATTAGACTCCTGGGTTCCTAAAGCAAAAGACATTGATGTGAGAGTATATACAAATATAAAGAACATGAAACTTGGTGAAGACCTGGACAAGTTTATTTCTGATGCCGGTGGACTTTCTACTTTTTTTAATAATAAATATCAAGAGACTTTCTGCATGAACTCTAATGTAATTTATATAATTGATGAAGCACAGTCAGGAAATTATTTTCATCGCAAGTTTTATGATGTTAATGTGTTTCTTTTCTTTCAAATGCATCGTCATTTGGGTTGTGATATCTATTTGATAACCCAAGACGTCCGTTGTCTGGCGAGAGAGTTACAACAGTTGGCTGAGTACGTAATAAAGGCGGTACGTCGTTCTAATTCTATTGGCAAGAGTTTTACTTATAAATTTTATTCTGGTGATGAATGCTTTAAGACAAAAAGAATAAAACAAGATCAAAAGGTCTTTGGAATGTACCGTTCAATGATACTTGGTGAGGGTGAAAAAATTAAAAGTATTCCGTTTAAGCATATACTTATTTTTGTTGGTTTGGTTGTATGTGCAGGATTGATTTTTCGATTTGGTTTTATGAAGATCTTTCACAATATGAATAAACACAATATTCGAACTCCTGTGTCTGTTATTGATGATGTTCAGAAACCTCAACTTGAACCGGAAGAATTAAAGAGGGAGGATAACAACATGTATAGAATCGTTGGTATTATTGACGGTCATTATATTGTGCAGACGTCTAAAGGATTAAAAAAAGTAAAGGTCATTGTACCAAATAAAAAAAGTATACGTGATGAAATTAGAATTGAGAAATTATAG
- a CDS encoding DUF2326 domain-containing protein, translated as MILNKLYSEPLGLFETVKFINGVNFIFAKKDKNSDPGNSLNGVGKSLLLNFLDYALLSSKTKHIKSAMKNNEIGHYSIALEFTIQDSNYVIKRSLMESSKNIVVGKTNDPIYFESIKEAKEYLCDLIFKNEDYKGKYHNTWLRKLLPFFIKKQENPKTKVNFLDPIKFSISPEMELIPYHLFFLGIDNSLFWKNFDIKSDLKNKIEALKEIRSIITDTYNLHDIPQAENKIDRLKGEVQEHETNIEKFQLAKQYQDIEKESNNLTVIIKDLWYQNHLDLNKVKSYKESYELDDSLQTLKIKKLYTEANELLAGNIKKTLDDAVLFRKNIADSRKEFLSSEIKNIEIEIKKRKNKIDDFELERAKIFKFLETRDAIKDLSEAYLNLSKKREKLNDLEGKIKLYQDLNSEKAEREAEIAKLYSEITNFIQEIKNDISIFRKIFFEVHNAIYPENKDKSYGFTFEPKPRADSKVNMEVFLPADLSTGKNSAKTLIYDISVLFHAIERDINLPHFLIHDGIFDHMDKAHFIAVYEYLEKKARSETFQYILTVNEEGTLSDEFGNADKVNPQKIEQEAILTLTPSNRLLGSDWG; from the coding sequence ATGATACTTAATAAACTTTACTCTGAACCATTGGGGCTTTTTGAAACTGTTAAATTTATAAACGGAGTAAATTTTATATTTGCAAAAAAAGACAAAAATAGTGATCCCGGAAACTCATTAAATGGAGTTGGAAAATCTTTACTATTAAACTTTCTTGATTACGCACTTCTTTCATCAAAAACAAAGCATATCAAATCCGCAATGAAGAACAATGAAATTGGACATTATTCTATTGCTTTGGAATTTACAATTCAAGATAGTAACTACGTAATCAAGAGGTCTCTAATGGAATCGAGTAAAAATATAGTTGTGGGAAAAACAAATGACCCTATTTATTTTGAATCAATCAAAGAGGCGAAGGAATATCTTTGTGATTTAATTTTCAAAAATGAAGATTACAAGGGTAAATATCACAACACCTGGTTAAGAAAATTATTACCATTTTTTATTAAAAAGCAGGAAAATCCTAAAACAAAAGTAAACTTTTTAGATCCTATAAAATTTTCAATTTCTCCAGAAATGGAGCTGATACCGTATCATTTATTTTTCTTGGGAATTGATAATTCTCTTTTTTGGAAAAATTTTGATATTAAATCAGATTTAAAAAATAAAATTGAAGCATTAAAAGAAATAAGAAGCATTATTACAGATACTTATAATCTACATGATATACCTCAAGCTGAAAATAAGATTGATCGATTAAAGGGAGAGGTTCAAGAGCACGAAACAAATATTGAAAAATTTCAGTTGGCAAAACAATATCAAGACATTGAAAAAGAAAGTAACAATCTAACCGTTATAATAAAAGATTTATGGTATCAGAATCATTTAGATCTGAATAAAGTTAAGTCTTATAAAGAAAGTTATGAATTAGACGATTCATTACAAACTTTGAAAATTAAAAAGTTATATACTGAAGCGAATGAACTTTTAGCAGGAAATATAAAGAAAACGCTCGATGATGCAGTGCTGTTTAGAAAAAATATTGCGGATTCACGAAAAGAATTTTTATCATCTGAAATTAAAAATATAGAGATAGAGATAAAAAAGAGGAAAAATAAAATTGATGATTTTGAATTAGAAAGAGCTAAAATATTTAAATTTTTAGAAACAAGAGATGCAATAAAAGATTTATCTGAAGCATATTTAAATTTGAGTAAAAAAAGAGAAAAACTAAATGACCTAGAAGGGAAAATAAAGTTGTATCAAGATTTGAATAGCGAAAAAGCAGAAAGAGAAGCTGAAATCGCTAAATTATATTCAGAAATCACAAACTTTATTCAAGAAATAAAGAATGACATTTCTATCTTTAGAAAAATATTTTTTGAAGTTCACAATGCGATATATCCTGAAAATAAAGATAAAAGCTATGGATTTACCTTTGAACCAAAGCCACGTGCTGATAGTAAGGTTAATATGGAAGTTTTTTTACCAGCAGATTTATCTACAGGGAAAAATAGTGCAAAAACATTGATTTATGATATTTCTGTATTATTTCATGCCATTGAAAGGGATATTAATCTTCCACATTTTTTAATTCATGACGGAATTTTTGATCATATGGACAAAGCACATTTTATTGCTGTTTACGAATACTTAGAAAAAAAAGCAAGAAGCGAAACATTTCAATACATTTTAACAGTTAACGAAGAAGGAACTTTAAGTGATGAGTTTGGCAATGCAGATAAAGTTAATCCTCAAAAAATAGAACAAGAGGCAATCTTGACCCTTACTCCATCAAACAGATTGCTTGGAAGTGATTGGGGATAA
- a CDS encoding ABC-three component system middle component 6 — translation MLLLLFYTFLKCVILEKVKKLEQLKKLFFDYSKFMLIPSKHERLEKNLLVIGGDILSILKKRRIWNIEELFQNLKEIKSINLNQYYNSITFLWLSDIIRVDKHNISLKQKNDT, via the coding sequence ATGCTCTTGCTATTGTTTTATACTTTTTTGAAATGTGTGATTTTGGAAAAAGTGAAAAAGCTAGAGCAATTAAAGAAGCTATTTTTTGATTATAGTAAATTTATGTTAATTCCGTCAAAACATGAACGACTTGAAAAAAATCTACTAGTAATTGGTGGGGACATTTTGAGTATTTTAAAAAAAAGAAGAATTTGGAATATTGAAGAGCTTTTTCAAAATTTAAAAGAAATTAAATCTATCAATCTGAACCAATATTACAACAGTATTACTTTTCTTTGGTTATCAGACATCATACGAGTTGACAAACACAATATTTCATTGAAACAAAAAAATGATACTTAA
- a CDS encoding DEAD/DEAH box helicase family protein codes for MKNEAHARIKINQLLEEAGWRFFDNEEGVANILLENHVKITQEEIDAWGNDYEKTKNGSLDFLLHDSNNKPICVLEAKKESLHPLVAKVQAREYAKTVDAQFIILSNGIVHYLWDTKKGNPKPIYKFPSPGEIGAIKEWNPDRNALANEPVANDYITSIQMPDYAERPEWNGSIEASKDFIWANGLKFLRPYQLSAIRHLQKAVAEGKDRFLFEMATGTGKTLISAAIIRLFLRTQNSRRVLFLVDRLELEDQAWKAFTNNLKPDYSTFIYKEHKGDWRQADIIVTTIQSLMFNDKYRYEFTPTDFDLIISDESHRSISGNARAVFEFFHGYKLGLTATPRDYLKGVDPDKVNKKDPREIERRMLRDTYATFGCEGGDPTYRYSLLDGVKDGFLVNPRVLDARTEITTQLLSDEGYAVAVTTEEGEETETFVSRDFEKKFFSDKTNIVFCQTFLENALGDPITNEIGKTIVFAVSQNHARKLTEVLNDFAEKLYPGKYNSDFAVQVTSQVGDAQQMTINFTHNNFNGKTTWLEGYKSSKTRVCVTVGMMTTGYDCPDLLNICMMRPIFSPADFVQIKGRGTRNNTFDFKHKNELGEEEIIKHDKEVFKLFDFFANCEYFEEKFDYDEKLKLPKPKKGDGEGGGGVDIDQYTSYRPDPIATLKEQHIGYEGMKVDRMLFNKFEDRIIMDDIIKKNVELGNWEHVISHIQQEIFDKPEEYFNLEKLRKAAKIDRKVSIREVVEKIFGIIPKFKSKDELLEAEFDKFISIYPPEEDVNLRALKYFFKAYVVDQGIRKIIEAKDFHALQTNPTLTISQFKEVATKYREVIPVYINDYVNLERFAA; via the coding sequence ATGAAAAATGAAGCTCATGCCAGAATTAAAATAAACCAGCTACTCGAAGAAGCAGGATGGAGATTCTTTGACAATGAGGAAGGCGTAGCTAACATTCTGCTCGAAAATCATGTGAAGATCACCCAGGAAGAGATTGACGCTTGGGGAAATGACTATGAAAAGACCAAAAATGGTTCATTAGACTTTTTGCTACATGATAGCAACAACAAACCGATTTGCGTACTTGAAGCGAAAAAGGAAAGCCTTCACCCTTTAGTTGCCAAAGTACAAGCCAGAGAATATGCTAAAACTGTTGATGCTCAATTCATAATTCTTTCGAACGGTATTGTACATTACCTCTGGGACACAAAAAAAGGCAATCCAAAACCTATTTATAAATTTCCATCGCCCGGCGAAATTGGAGCCATCAAAGAGTGGAATCCTGACCGAAATGCATTAGCTAATGAACCTGTTGCCAACGATTATATTACATCTATTCAAATGCCTGACTATGCTGAAAGACCCGAATGGAACGGCAGCATTGAAGCCAGCAAGGATTTCATTTGGGCAAACGGATTAAAATTTCTCAGGCCTTATCAATTAAGCGCTATTAGACACTTACAGAAAGCAGTAGCCGAAGGCAAAGACCGCTTTCTTTTTGAAATGGCAACCGGGACCGGTAAAACCTTGATTTCTGCTGCAATTATCCGATTATTTCTTAGAACACAAAACTCAAGACGGGTTTTGTTTCTAGTTGATCGTTTAGAACTTGAAGATCAGGCTTGGAAAGCATTTACGAATAACCTGAAACCTGATTACAGCACGTTCATCTATAAAGAGCATAAAGGCGATTGGAGGCAAGCGGATATTATCGTAACGACCATTCAATCTTTGATGTTCAATGATAAGTACCGTTACGAGTTTACGCCGACAGATTTTGACCTGATTATTTCAGACGAGTCTCACCGTTCCATTTCAGGTAATGCAAGAGCCGTATTTGAGTTTTTTCATGGGTATAAATTAGGTTTAACCGCAACACCAAGAGACTATCTAAAAGGTGTTGATCCAGACAAGGTAAATAAAAAAGATCCGAGAGAAATTGAACGAAGAATGCTGCGGGATACCTATGCAACTTTCGGCTGTGAAGGTGGCGATCCAACCTATCGCTATTCCTTATTGGACGGTGTAAAAGATGGCTTCCTGGTTAACCCGAGAGTTCTGGATGCCCGAACAGAAATTACAACCCAACTGCTTTCTGACGAAGGCTATGCAGTAGCCGTAACCACCGAAGAAGGGGAAGAAACAGAAACCTTTGTTTCCCGTGATTTCGAGAAAAAGTTTTTCTCGGACAAAACCAACATCGTTTTCTGTCAAACCTTTTTAGAAAACGCTTTGGGTGATCCGATTACCAATGAAATTGGGAAAACCATCGTCTTTGCTGTAAGCCAGAACCATGCTCGAAAGCTGACAGAGGTTCTAAACGATTTCGCAGAAAAACTTTACCCGGGCAAATACAATTCTGATTTTGCGGTACAGGTTACTTCACAGGTTGGTGATGCTCAACAAATGACCATCAACTTTACCCATAACAACTTCAATGGGAAAACCACCTGGCTGGAAGGTTACAAATCCAGTAAAACAAGAGTTTGTGTTACGGTCGGCATGATGACCACAGGCTATGACTGCCCGGACTTGCTCAACATTTGCATGATGCGACCGATTTTCAGTCCTGCTGATTTTGTACAGATAAAAGGCAGAGGTACCCGAAATAACACATTCGACTTTAAGCATAAAAACGAATTGGGAGAAGAAGAAATCATTAAGCATGATAAAGAGGTTTTTAAACTCTTCGACTTCTTTGCCAACTGTGAATATTTTGAAGAGAAGTTCGACTATGACGAGAAACTGAAACTGCCAAAGCCTAAAAAAGGTGACGGTGAAGGCGGTGGTGGTGTCGACATTGACCAATACACCAGTTATCGTCCTGACCCTATAGCGACTTTAAAAGAACAACATATAGGCTATGAAGGCATGAAGGTAGATCGCATGCTGTTCAATAAGTTTGAAGATCGCATAATTATGGATGACATCATCAAAAAAAATGTAGAACTGGGTAACTGGGAACATGTGATAAGCCATATTCAACAGGAGATTTTTGATAAACCCGAAGAATATTTCAACCTGGAAAAATTGCGAAAAGCAGCCAAGATTGACCGTAAGGTTTCCATCCGTGAAGTGGTAGAAAAGATTTTTGGAATAATCCCCAAGTTCAAATCGAAAGACGAATTACTGGAAGCGGAATTTGACAAATTCATCTCCATCTATCCGCCTGAAGAAGATGTGAACCTGAGAGCCTTAAAATACTTCTTCAAGGCGTATGTCGTTGACCAGGGCATACGCAAAATCATTGAAGCAAAGGACTTTCACGCTTTGCAAACCAACCCAACTTTGACCATTTCACAGTTTAAGGAAGTGGCCACCAAATACCGTGAAGTAATTCCGGTTTATATTAATGATTACGTCAATTTAGAGCGGTTCGCTGCTTAG
- a CDS encoding helix-turn-helix transcriptional regulator — protein MKNESNDKCGANRERYVDIKKVSRYTSLPVKTIYDWSNQGKFPCIKYGRRILFDIQDVDKAMANLKQPYLQCEKTVNKIIGDLHGNGI, from the coding sequence ATGAAAAATGAATCAAATGATAAATGTGGGGCAAATAGAGAAAGATATGTGGATATCAAAAAAGTGTCCAGGTACACATCTTTACCAGTAAAGACTATATACGATTGGTCGAATCAGGGGAAATTCCCTTGTATAAAATATGGGAGACGTATTCTATTTGACATTCAAGACGTAGATAAGGCAATGGCGAACTTGAAACAACCGTATCTTCAGTGTGAAAAGACTGTTAATAAAATCATTGGAGACCTTCATGGCAATGGTATATAA
- a CDS encoding tyrosine-type recombinase/integrase produces the protein MFKRSDIWWTCISHNGRKVQKSLETSDKKLAQAIEAKIRTEIVEGKYYERLTGQCKTFKDMMDRFMKEYAPTVSLNTQEGYKYYLKNLSRFFDNPGLMTITPKIVAKYKLYRRDNGASPSTVNRELYMLSKAFNLAVKEWEWLKDNPVSRVQKERENNEVDRWLTEVEERRLLDNSPDWLRKIIVFALNTGLRQDELLSLEWSRVNLLRKTILIQKTKNNKPNTLPLNSIALNVLMQKHEGKVRSLKNDLVFISKSGTKIGKRNLIRAFAQALEKAEIKEFTFHCLRHTFATRLAQNGVDIYKIAKLLNHKDLKNTQRYSHHCPESLMIGVQILEKFDYNLTTMAQKGG, from the coding sequence ATGTTTAAACGAAGCGATATCTGGTGGACGTGTATTAGTCATAACGGCAGGAAGGTTCAAAAGAGTCTTGAAACCTCTGACAAAAAGCTTGCACAAGCTATAGAGGCTAAGATCAGGACTGAGATTGTTGAGGGAAAGTATTATGAGAGATTGACAGGACAATGCAAAACCTTCAAGGATATGATGGATAGGTTTATGAAGGAGTATGCTCCCACAGTTTCTTTGAATACTCAAGAAGGATACAAATATTATTTAAAAAATCTTAGCAGGTTTTTTGACAATCCTGGGTTGATGACTATAACGCCTAAGATTGTGGCAAAATATAAATTGTATCGCAGAGATAACGGAGCAAGCCCTTCAACCGTAAATCGTGAGCTTTATATGTTGTCAAAGGCTTTCAATCTTGCAGTCAAGGAGTGGGAGTGGCTTAAGGACAATCCTGTTTCCAGGGTACAGAAGGAGCGGGAAAACAACGAAGTTGACAGGTGGCTGACAGAGGTTGAAGAGAGGAGGCTTCTTGACAATAGTCCTGACTGGTTACGTAAGATAATAGTTTTTGCATTGAACACGGGTTTACGACAGGATGAATTGCTGTCCCTTGAGTGGAGCCGTGTAAATCTGCTCCGTAAAACTATTCTGATACAAAAGACTAAGAATAATAAGCCCAACACTCTTCCTCTGAATAGCATAGCACTGAATGTCCTTATGCAAAAGCATGAAGGTAAGGTGAGAAGCCTTAAGAATGATCTTGTGTTTATCAGTAAGTCAGGTACAAAGATTGGTAAGCGTAACCTGATAAGGGCATTTGCCCAGGCATTAGAAAAGGCGGAGATTAAGGAGTTTACCTTTCATTGTCTTCGTCACACATTTGCCACAAGATTAGCCCAGAATGGTGTAGATATTTACAAAATAGCAAAGCTCTTAAATCATAAAGACCTGAAGAATACGCAACGCTATTCGCACCATTGCCCGGAAAGTTTAATGATTGGTGTTCAGATTTTGGAAAAGTTTGACTACAATCTTACTACAATGGCTCAAAAAGGTGGTTGA
- a CDS encoding sigma-54 interaction domain-containing protein, producing MAKKKYSMQKLLISDKGNGAEVHPQFLDSDGSIDKSIIDNLDSDVILLDRDLNIILMNKTAEQSCGVSFEEVKGTSYLALRLKSIEQNLANNLNKVFKSGKGLNIRELQLTSPDNATHFFDQSCAPIFDKDGSIQGVLSISKDVTKRVTKEIQYQETRKLLKDLTEELDIKNNEIRKLQTTLGERYHFHNLIGKSYLMQNIYNLIDRVSQTDSTILITGETGTGKELVAKAIHYNSLRKDHNMVAVNCAALPETLLESELFGHVKGSFTGAIRDKKGKFELADKGTIFLDEIGELSTLTQVKLLRVLQEREIERVGGEKSLKVDIRIIAATNQDLLELIEKGEFRKDLFYRLNIIAIRLPSLKERADDIPFLVDHFIEKFNNRFKKNISGISSTVLRKLMSYSWPGNIRELEGVIEKAVLLEEYNTIEKIDLSTDHSEKPQLLPSPIDTGSAVTSYDDMQEHLDKIEKEYFIEVFKKYKGKISDIAEATGLNRRTILNKMKKFSIKKSMFKER from the coding sequence ATGGCAAAGAAAAAGTATTCAATGCAAAAATTACTTATCTCTGACAAAGGGAACGGGGCTGAAGTCCATCCACAGTTTCTCGATAGTGACGGTAGTATTGACAAATCAATAATTGATAATCTTGATTCTGATGTCATTCTTTTAGACAGAGACCTTAACATCATACTCATGAACAAGACCGCCGAACAGTCATGTGGTGTTAGTTTTGAAGAGGTAAAAGGCACAAGTTACTTGGCGCTTCGGCTCAAATCTATCGAACAAAACCTGGCAAATAACTTGAATAAGGTTTTTAAATCCGGGAAGGGGCTGAATATTAGAGAGTTGCAGCTCACCTCTCCTGACAATGCCACCCACTTTTTTGACCAGAGCTGCGCCCCCATCTTTGATAAAGACGGTTCAATACAGGGTGTTCTTTCAATCAGCAAGGATGTCACGAAACGGGTAACCAAAGAGATCCAGTACCAGGAAACAAGGAAACTCCTGAAAGACCTGACTGAAGAGCTGGACATCAAAAATAACGAAATCAGGAAGCTGCAGACTACATTAGGCGAGAGATACCATTTTCATAATTTAATCGGCAAAAGTTACCTGATGCAGAATATTTACAACCTGATTGACAGGGTATCTCAGACCGATTCTACCATTCTTATCACGGGAGAGACCGGAACAGGTAAGGAATTGGTCGCAAAAGCTATTCATTATAACAGTCTCAGGAAAGACCACAACATGGTAGCTGTTAACTGTGCGGCGTTGCCCGAAACCCTTCTGGAAAGCGAACTTTTTGGACACGTTAAAGGCTCTTTTACCGGGGCGATTCGGGATAAAAAAGGGAAGTTTGAGCTTGCGGATAAAGGCACCATATTTTTGGATGAAATTGGAGAATTGTCAACCCTCACTCAGGTTAAGCTTTTACGAGTATTACAGGAGAGAGAGATAGAAAGGGTGGGAGGTGAGAAGAGTTTAAAAGTGGATATTCGTATTATTGCCGCAACAAACCAGGATCTCCTGGAGTTGATAGAGAAGGGAGAGTTCAGGAAGGACCTCTTTTACCGGCTCAACATAATCGCTATAAGACTTCCGTCTCTGAAAGAACGCGCTGATGATATTCCGTTTTTAGTCGACCATTTTATTGAAAAATTCAACAACCGTTTCAAAAAAAACATATCCGGCATCTCGTCCACTGTTTTGAGAAAACTGATGTCATATTCATGGCCTGGAAATATAAGAGAGTTAGAAGGAGTAATTGAGAAAGCTGTCCTGCTGGAAGAGTATAACACTATTGAAAAAATAGATCTATCAACAGACCATTCTGAAAAACCACAACTTTTACCATCACCGATAGACACCGGATCGGCAGTCACTTCTTACGATGATATGCAGGAACATTTAGACAAAATTGAGAAAGAGTACTTCATTGAGGTATTTAAAAAATACAAAGGCAAAATAAGCGATATAGCTGAGGCAACAGGATTGAACCGACGCACTATCTTAAACAAAATGAAAAAGTTCTCTATCAAAAAAAGTATGTTTAAAGAACGTTAA
- a CDS encoding Hsp20/alpha crystallin family protein has translation MKRELIRLNRLPLFAAFRDDMSTMLDDFLDTKSPGRGWNPDIDIVETDNNIIVKAELPGVDPKEIDISILNDTLTIKGEKKEEKEDSSKSYHRVERSYGRFTRTINLPKHVKRDEIEAKEHKGVLEITLPKMENAETKKITVK, from the coding sequence ATGAAAAGGGAATTAATAAGATTGAACAGGTTGCCTTTATTTGCCGCATTCCGTGATGATATGAGTACGATGTTAGACGATTTTTTGGACACAAAATCTCCTGGTAGGGGATGGAACCCTGATATTGATATTGTAGAAACGGATAACAATATTATAGTAAAAGCAGAATTACCCGGAGTTGACCCGAAAGAGATTGACATTTCAATCTTAAATGACACGCTGACAATAAAGGGAGAAAAAAAGGAAGAGAAAGAGGATAGTAGTAAGTCTTATCACCGTGTAGAAAGATCGTATGGCCGCTTTACCCGTACAATTAATCTGCCCAAACATGTTAAAAGAGATGAGATAGAGGCAAAGGAGCATAAGGGTGTACTGGAAATTACACTGCCAAAGATGGAGAATGCGGAGACAAAGAAGATCACCGTTAAGTAA
- a CDS encoding Hsp20/alpha crystallin family protein — MLLSGALETLLGLQDAVDRAFDTGFFDSTTTSRGVHPPVNIFEKSGDLVLVAELPGVKKEDLNIEVKGNTIRLAGERIIEYNENVSYHRVERNSSKFDRTLRLPFNVESDKVKAEYKDGLLVISLSRAESDKSKQITIQ, encoded by the coding sequence ATGTTACTATCAGGAGCACTTGAAACTTTATTAGGATTACAGGACGCCGTGGACCGTGCGTTTGACACCGGTTTCTTTGATAGCACAACAACCAGTCGAGGCGTGCATCCACCGGTTAATATTTTTGAAAAGAGTGGTGATTTGGTCCTTGTCGCAGAATTACCCGGAGTAAAAAAGGAGGACCTGAACATAGAAGTAAAAGGAAATACCATTCGACTCGCTGGAGAACGCATCATAGAGTACAACGAAAACGTCAGTTATCACCGTGTTGAACGTAACTCCTCTAAATTTGACAGGACGTTGAGACTGCCATTTAACGTTGAATCCGATAAGGTAAAAGCGGAATATAAAGACGGCCTTCTGGTAATCTCCCTGTCACGCGCAGAGTCGGATAAATCCAAACAAATAACTATCCAATAA
- a CDS encoding Hsp20/alpha crystallin family protein: protein MSKETKEITKAENRKPEKTEFTGERTIPGKYYIPKTDIAETEKSLVVIMDVPGVRKENVNITLENNNLEVDAKIDHSPYENLNPVYTEYNVGHYTRRFTVSNIIDTAKIDAGLTDGVLTLTLPKAEESLPRKIEVS, encoded by the coding sequence ATGAGTAAGGAAACGAAAGAAATTACGAAAGCTGAAAACAGGAAGCCGGAAAAAACCGAATTTACCGGAGAGAGGACTATTCCTGGAAAATATTATATTCCTAAAACCGATATTGCGGAAACTGAAAAAAGCCTGGTTGTAATTATGGATGTTCCTGGCGTTCGAAAGGAGAACGTAAATATCACCCTGGAAAATAATAACCTGGAGGTTGATGCCAAGATAGACCATTCACCTTATGAAAATCTCAATCCGGTATATACCGAGTACAATGTAGGTCATTATACCCGACGATTTACCGTATCAAATATTATTGATACAGCAAAAATTGATGCAGGCCTAACTGATGGGGTCTTGACCTTGACATTACCAAAGGCTGAGGAATCGTTGCCAAGGAAGATTGAGGTTAGCTGA